From Pleuronectes platessa chromosome 17, fPlePla1.1, whole genome shotgun sequence, one genomic window encodes:
- the ccr6a gene encoding C-C chemokine receptor type 6a translates to MNNSSFNQSDYDYNYTDYDYEVVAPCTFQNNHNVQMFVGRYVHSIIFILGFVGNSLVIVTYAFYKRTKSMTDVYLLNVAIADLLFVVSLPLIVYNEMWSWSMGPVACKLLRGSYSVNLYSGMLLLACISTDRYIAIVQARRSFRLRTLPHSRLICTVIWTFAFLLSFPTFYFYHRYDPMQSTESFMLEGHERNKTAGSVVCEFRFENDNTALTTKVAVPSTQLAVGFFLPLLIMTVCYTAIIVKLLSVRNFQRHKAVRVVLAVVWVFVACHLPYNIVLLYNTAIMFQQQKCEESDSLKVAETLTQTIAYLHCCLNPVLYAFVGVKFRNHFRRIFQDLWCLGKRYIAPRRFSRVTSEVYVSTRRSVDGSSDNGSSLTM, encoded by the coding sequence ATGAATAACTCTTCGTTCAACCAATCAGATTACGACTACAATTACACCGATTACGATTACGAGGTGGTAGCACCTTGTACTTTCCAGAACAACCACAATGTGCAGATGTTCGTGGGTCGGTACGTTCactccatcatcttcatcctgggCTTCGTGGGGAACAGTCTGGTGATCGTTACCTACGCCTTCTACAAGAGGACGAAGTCCATGACGGACGTCTATCTGCTCAACGTCGCCATCGCTGACCTGCTGTTTGTGGTGTCGCTGCCTCTCATCGTCTACAACGAGATGTGGTCGTGGTCCATGGGGCCGGTGGCCTGCAAGCTGCTGCGCGGCTCCTACAGTGTGAACCTTTACAGCGGCATGTTGCTGCTCGCCTGCATCAGCACCGACCGCTACATCGCCATCGTCCAGGCCCGCCGCAGCTTCCGGCTGCGCACGCTGCCCCACAGCCGCCTCATCTGCACCGTCATCTGGACCTTTGCTTTTCTTCTGTCCTTCCCAACATTCTACTTTTACCACCGGTATGACCCGATGCAATCCACGGAGTCCTTCATGTTGGAGGGACACGAGAGGAATAAGACCGCCGGATCTGTTGTCTGTGAGTTCAGGTTCGAGAATGACAACACGGCCCTGACGACCAAGGTAGCCGTCCCCAGCACCCAGCTAGCCGTGGGCTTCTTCCTGCCACTGCTCATCATGACCGTCTGCTACACCGCCATCATCGTCAAGCTGCTGAGTGTCAGGAACTTCCAGCGGCACAAGGCGGTCCGGGTGGTGCTGGCCGTGGTGTGGGTGTTCGTGGCCTGTCACCTACCCTACAACATCGTGTTGCTTTACAACACCGCCATCATGTTCCAGCAGCAGAAGTGTGAAGAGTCCGATTCCCTGAAGGTTGCCGAGACATTAACGCAGACCATCGCCTACCTGCACTGCTGCTTGAACCCGGTGCTGTACGCCTTCGTGGGCGTGAAGTTCAGGAACCACTTCAGAAGGATCTTCCAGGACCTGTGGTGTCTGGGGAAGAGGTACATCGCCCCACGCCGCTTCTCCAGGGTCACGTCTGAGGTCTACGTGTCCACTCGCCGCTCGGTGGACGGATCCAGCGACAACGGCTCGTCTCTCACCATGTGA